Proteins from a genomic interval of Aquabacterium sp. J223:
- a CDS encoding GGDEF domain-containing protein → MLGALLPALLERQGAMLLLKDVGSGRYVWVSPAMVAWLGLPADQVRGRTDVEIFEGAVAASLRAADQTALSHGEGVFASEHKFDWHGVRQELSVLRAVTRGEDGRRWLCSLWTDQRAHRGREAQLRTALEQLEQQQRANEQLRRELQEQSVRDRVTGLYSRGHFDDQLRREVDLSTREHREFSMVLIGLDPPTDRVRDRGEQAQERVLEAVGRLLRSNTRAMDASSRIDEQRFAVLLSGVGLATAHARMEGLRRQCATQIVVLDGEDLGFTVSMGVASFPHTAVSQADLVDACETALTEARRRGGNQVTLASIRFDAE, encoded by the coding sequence GTGCTGGGCGCCTTGCTCCCGGCGCTGCTCGAGCGCCAGGGGGCGATGCTGCTGCTGAAGGACGTGGGCAGCGGTCGTTACGTCTGGGTGAGCCCGGCCATGGTCGCCTGGCTCGGCCTGCCCGCCGATCAGGTGCGCGGCCGCACCGACGTCGAGATCTTCGAAGGTGCGGTGGCCGCCAGCCTGCGCGCCGCCGACCAGACGGCGCTGTCGCACGGCGAAGGCGTGTTCGCCAGCGAGCACAAGTTCGACTGGCACGGGGTGCGGCAGGAGCTGTCGGTGCTGCGTGCGGTGACCCGGGGCGAGGACGGTCGGCGCTGGCTGTGCAGCCTGTGGACCGACCAGCGCGCCCACCGCGGCCGCGAGGCGCAGTTGCGCACGGCGCTCGAGCAGCTCGAGCAGCAGCAGCGCGCCAACGAACAGCTGCGGCGGGAGCTGCAGGAGCAGTCGGTGCGCGACCGCGTCACCGGGCTGTACTCGCGCGGCCATTTCGACGACCAGCTGCGCCGGGAGGTCGACCTTTCGACCCGCGAGCACCGCGAGTTCTCGATGGTGCTGATCGGCCTGGACCCGCCCACCGACCGGGTGCGCGACCGCGGCGAACAGGCCCAGGAGCGTGTGCTCGAGGCGGTGGGCCGGCTCCTGCGCAGCAACACCCGGGCGATGGACGCGTCCAGCCGCATCGACGAGCAGCGCTTCGCGGTGCTGCTGTCGGGTGTCGGGCTGGCCACCGCGCATGCCCGCATGGAAGGCCTGCGCCGGCAGTGCGCCACACAGATCGTCGTGCTCGACGGCGAGGACCTCGGCTTCACCGTGTCGATGGGCGTGGCCAGCTTCCCGCACACCGCCGTGTCCCAGGCCGACCTGGTCGACGCCTGCGAGACCGCGCTGACCGAAGCCCGCCGCCGGGGTGGGAACCAGGTGACGCTGGCCAGCATCCGCTTCGACGCGGAATGA
- a CDS encoding cell division protein ZapA, producing the protein MKQIEVTIMGQSYLLGCPDGGETSLQAAVASVDREMCAIRDAGRVKARERIAVLAALNLAFQLAEKGRETTQRAPALGGEAGEARLAQLVQRLDEALNDDGRLL; encoded by the coding sequence ATGAAGCAGATCGAAGTGACCATCATGGGCCAGAGCTACCTGCTCGGCTGCCCGGATGGCGGCGAGACTTCGCTGCAGGCCGCCGTGGCGTCGGTGGACCGCGAGATGTGCGCCATCCGCGATGCCGGCCGGGTCAAAGCCCGCGAGCGCATCGCCGTGCTGGCCGCGCTCAACCTCGCGTTCCAACTGGCGGAGAAGGGGCGCGAAACCACCCAGCGCGCCCCGGCGCTCGGCGGCGAGGCGGGCGAGGCCAGGCTGGCCCAGCTGGTTCAGCGCCTCGACGAGGCGTTGAACGACGACGGCCGCCTGTTGTGA
- a CDS encoding DUF904 domain-containing protein, whose translation MSKIEDLAERVERLLLRHAELRRTNVLLAQQLESVSAERESLRSRLAAARARIDALLERLPPDAEPRIAAALQTPPTPTPDDEARR comes from the coding sequence ATGTCGAAGATCGAAGACCTTGCCGAGCGGGTGGAGCGGCTGCTGCTGCGCCATGCCGAATTGCGGCGCACCAACGTCCTGCTGGCCCAGCAGTTGGAGAGCGTGAGCGCCGAACGCGAAAGCCTGCGCTCCCGGCTGGCCGCCGCCCGCGCCCGCATCGACGCGCTGCTCGAGCGGCTGCCCCCCGATGCCGAACCGCGCATCGCGGCCGCGCTGCAGACGCCGCCCACGCCGACGCCCGACGACGAGGCCCGCCGATGA
- the nth gene encoding endonuclease III, translated as MRDQDVDPFFAALRAANPEPRAELEYSSVFELLVAVLLSAQATDAGVNKATRRLFPVANTPAGLIALGEAAIAEHIRTIGLYRTKAKNLLATCRLLLEQHGGEVPRHREALEALPGVGRKTANVVLNVAFGEPTMAVDTHIFRVANRTGLAPGRTPLAVELRLLDRVPQAYRQDAHHWLILHGRYVCQARRPRCLDCAVSRWCDSFPLVEAPPTP; from the coding sequence GTGCGCGACCAGGACGTCGACCCCTTTTTCGCCGCGCTTCGGGCGGCCAACCCCGAGCCACGGGCCGAGCTCGAGTACAGCAGCGTCTTCGAGCTGCTGGTCGCGGTGCTGCTGTCGGCGCAGGCCACCGATGCCGGGGTGAACAAGGCAACCCGCCGGCTGTTCCCCGTGGCCAACACGCCGGCCGGGCTGATCGCCCTCGGCGAGGCCGCGATCGCCGAACACATCCGCACCATCGGGCTGTACCGCACCAAGGCGAAGAACCTGCTCGCCACCTGCCGCCTCCTGCTCGAGCAGCACGGCGGCGAGGTGCCGCGCCATCGCGAGGCGCTGGAAGCGCTGCCCGGCGTCGGCCGCAAGACGGCCAACGTGGTGCTCAACGTCGCGTTCGGCGAGCCGACGATGGCGGTGGACACGCACATCTTCCGCGTCGCCAACCGCACCGGCCTGGCGCCCGGCCGCACGCCGCTGGCGGTGGAACTGCGCCTGCTCGACCGCGTGCCGCAGGCCTACCGGCAGGACGCCCACCACTGGCTCATCCTGCACGGCCGCTACGTCTGCCAGGCCCGCCGACCGCGTTGCCTGGACTGCGCCGTCAGCCGCTGGTGCGACAGCTTTCCGCTGGTGGAAGCGCCGCCGACGCCCTGA
- a CDS encoding RnfABCDGE type electron transport complex subunit B gives MPPPLADSLADALDASLPQTQCTRCGYPDCRRYAEAMAHGSAAINRCPPGGAEGVARLAALTGRSVLPLDPDCGDEGPLRVARIAEADCIGCTLCLDACPVDAIVGAPKRMHQVVAAHCTGCALCLPPCPVDCIRLDTTEPARTGWAAWQPWQAEQARQRYRAHQARREGIAGMAATAGDAPPDAATPADAASGVPTVTPSPAPAGGADHRPQRLLAQALANARARRTQAV, from the coding sequence ATGCCACCGCCGCTCGCCGATTCGCTCGCCGACGCGCTCGACGCCAGCCTGCCGCAGACGCAGTGCACGCGCTGCGGCTACCCGGACTGCCGCCGTTATGCCGAGGCCATGGCGCACGGCTCGGCGGCGATCAACCGCTGTCCTCCCGGGGGCGCGGAAGGCGTCGCGCGGCTGGCAGCCCTGACCGGCCGCTCCGTGCTGCCGCTTGACCCCGACTGCGGGGACGAGGGCCCGCTGCGCGTCGCCCGCATCGCCGAGGCCGACTGCATCGGCTGCACGCTGTGCCTTGACGCCTGTCCGGTGGACGCCATCGTCGGCGCGCCGAAGCGCATGCACCAGGTCGTCGCCGCCCATTGCACCGGCTGCGCGCTGTGCCTGCCGCCGTGCCCGGTGGACTGCATCCGGCTCGACACCACCGAACCCGCGCGCACCGGCTGGGCCGCCTGGCAACCCTGGCAGGCGGAACAGGCCCGGCAGCGCTACCGCGCGCACCAGGCCCGGCGGGAGGGGATCGCCGGCATGGCGGCCACAGCGGGTGACGCGCCGCCCGACGCGGCCACGCCGGCGGATGCCGCCTCGGGCGTGCCAACGGTCACCCCCTCGCCGGCACCGGCCGGCGGCGCCGACCATCGCCCGCAGCGCCTGCTGGCCCAGGCGCTGGCGAACGCCCGCGCCCGGCGGACGCAGGCCGTCTGA
- a CDS encoding polyhydroxyalkanoate depolymerase produces MLYQIYETQRALTAPFAEFARASAKLYSHPLSPFAQAPLADRMSAGFDLVHRLAKEYEKPEFGIQTAQCGGVEVAVQEQVALEKPFCRLLRFKRFTDDLDALSRMKQQPTVLVVAPLSGHHATLLRDTVRSLLQDHKVYITDWTDARMVPVSAGPFHLNDYVRYVQEFIRHIGPDVHVMSVCQPTVPVLAAVSLMASAGEPLPRTMTMMGGPIDARRSPTAVNNLAMNKSYEWFENNVIYRVPQNYPGSGRAVYPGFLQHTGFVAMNPDRHLSSHYDYFLDLVRGDEESVEAHRQFYDEYNAVLDMPAEYYLDTIKTVFQDFALVNGTWQVDGQLVRPQDIRQTALLTIEGELDDISGAGQTKAAHGLCTGIPPERQFHYDVEGAGHYGIFSGRRWREKVYPEVRQFIARFDGTVAERHGRATGASAEAVAARPAR; encoded by the coding sequence ATGCTTTACCAGATCTACGAGACCCAGCGTGCATTGACGGCCCCGTTCGCCGAGTTCGCCCGCGCCTCCGCCAAGCTGTACAGCCACCCCCTGTCGCCCTTCGCCCAAGCGCCGCTGGCCGACCGGATGTCGGCCGGCTTCGACCTGGTGCACCGGCTGGCGAAGGAATACGAGAAGCCGGAGTTCGGCATCCAGACCGCGCAATGCGGCGGCGTCGAGGTCGCGGTGCAGGAACAGGTGGCGCTGGAGAAGCCGTTCTGCCGCTTGTTGCGCTTCAAGCGCTTCACCGACGACCTGGACGCGCTGTCGCGCATGAAGCAGCAGCCCACCGTGCTGGTGGTGGCGCCGCTGTCCGGCCACCACGCCACGCTGCTGCGCGACACCGTGCGCAGCCTGCTGCAGGACCACAAGGTCTACATCACCGACTGGACCGATGCCCGCATGGTGCCGGTGAGCGCAGGGCCCTTCCACCTCAACGACTACGTGCGTTACGTGCAGGAGTTCATCCGCCACATCGGGCCCGATGTGCACGTCATGTCGGTGTGCCAGCCGACCGTGCCGGTGCTGGCCGCGGTCTCGCTGATGGCCAGTGCAGGCGAACCGCTGCCGCGCACGATGACCATGATGGGCGGCCCGATCGACGCCCGCCGGTCGCCCACCGCGGTCAACAACCTGGCGATGAACAAGAGCTACGAGTGGTTCGAGAACAACGTCATCTACCGCGTGCCGCAGAACTACCCGGGCTCCGGTCGCGCGGTGTACCCCGGCTTCCTGCAGCACACCGGTTTCGTGGCGATGAACCCCGACCGGCACCTCAGCTCGCACTACGACTACTTCCTCGACCTGGTGAGGGGTGACGAAGAAAGCGTCGAAGCCCACCGTCAGTTCTACGACGAGTACAACGCGGTGCTCGACATGCCGGCCGAGTACTACCTGGACACCATCAAGACCGTCTTCCAGGACTTCGCGCTGGTCAACGGCACCTGGCAGGTCGACGGCCAGCTGGTGCGGCCACAGGACATCCGCCAGACGGCGCTGCTGACCATCGAAGGCGAACTGGACGACATCTCGGGCGCCGGCCAGACGAAGGCCGCGCACGGCCTGTGCACCGGCATCCCGCCGGAGCGTCAGTTCCACTACGACGTCGAGGGCGCCGGCCACTACGGGATCTTCTCCGGCCGCCGCTGGCGCGAGAAGGTCTACCCCGAGGTGCGCCAGTTCATCGCCCGTTTCGACGGTACCGTCGCCGAGCGCCACGGCCGGGCCACCGGCGCCAGCGCGGAAGCGGTGGCGGCGCGGCCGGCACGCTGA
- a CDS encoding amino acid aminotransferase — protein sequence MSLFDTVQLAPRDPILGLNEQFAADTNPKKVNLGVGVYYDEQGRLPLLKCVATAERQLMEAPKARGYLPIDGIAAYDKAVQRLVFGDGSAVLKEGRVATVQAIGGTGGLKIGADFLKKLNPAAKVLISDPSWENHRALFTNAGFEVGTYPYYDAESKGIHFDGLLAALRAAPAGTVVVLHACCHNPTGYDLTPAQWTEVVAAVTSGRLVPFLDMAYQGFGVGLAEDGAAVQQFLAAGIDFFVSTSFSKSFSLYGERVGALSVVCASAEEAQRVLSQLKIVIRTNYSNPPTHGAQVVATVLDTPALRAMWEEELAGMRQRIRAMRQAFVAKLTDAGVPGDFGFITRQQGMFSYSGLSAAQMQRLRSEFGVYGVDSGRICVAALNDHNIDHVVQSIAKVV from the coding sequence ATGTCGCTGTTCGACACCGTCCAACTCGCCCCGCGTGACCCCATCCTCGGCCTCAACGAGCAGTTCGCGGCCGACACCAACCCCAAGAAGGTCAACCTCGGCGTCGGCGTCTACTACGACGAGCAGGGTCGCCTGCCGCTGTTGAAGTGCGTGGCGACGGCCGAGCGTCAGTTGATGGAGGCGCCGAAGGCCCGTGGCTACCTGCCGATTGACGGCATCGCGGCCTATGACAAGGCGGTGCAGCGCCTGGTGTTCGGCGACGGCAGCGCCGTGTTGAAGGAAGGCCGAGTCGCCACCGTGCAGGCCATCGGCGGCACCGGCGGGCTGAAGATCGGCGCCGATTTCCTGAAGAAGCTGAACCCGGCCGCCAAGGTGCTGATCAGCGACCCGAGTTGGGAGAACCACCGGGCGCTGTTCACCAACGCCGGCTTCGAGGTGGGCACGTACCCCTACTACGACGCCGAGTCGAAGGGCATCCACTTCGACGGCCTGCTGGCCGCGCTGCGGGCGGCCCCTGCCGGCACCGTCGTCGTGCTGCACGCCTGCTGCCACAACCCCACGGGTTACGACCTGACGCCGGCCCAATGGACGGAGGTGGTGGCGGCGGTGACGTCGGGCCGCCTGGTGCCCTTCCTTGACATGGCCTACCAGGGCTTCGGTGTGGGGCTGGCCGAGGACGGCGCCGCGGTGCAGCAGTTCCTGGCGGCCGGCATCGACTTCTTCGTCTCCACCTCGTTCTCGAAGAGCTTCTCGCTGTACGGCGAACGCGTCGGCGCGCTGAGCGTCGTCTGCGCCAGCGCGGAAGAAGCCCAGCGCGTGCTGAGCCAGCTCAAGATCGTCATCCGCACCAACTACAGCAACCCGCCGACGCACGGGGCCCAAGTGGTGGCGACCGTGCTGGACACGCCGGCCCTGCGGGCGATGTGGGAGGAGGAACTGGCCGGGATGCGGCAGCGCATCCGCGCCATGCGGCAGGCGTTCGTCGCCAAGCTGACCGACGCGGGCGTCCCCGGCGATTTCGGCTTCATCACCCGGCAGCAGGGCATGTTCAGCTATTCAGGCCTGAGCGCCGCGCAGATGCAGCGCCTGCGCAGCGAGTTCGGTGTCTATGGGGTGGACTCCGGCCGCATCTGCGTGGCGGCGCTCAACGACCACAACATCGACCACGTGGTTCAGTCGATCGCCAAGGTCGTGTGA
- the uvrB gene encoding excinuclease ABC subunit UvrB, producing MSSNPVPISPPAAEAGAATPVEGSFVGFPGSPFQLFQPYPPAGDQPAAIDQLVEGVQDGLSYQTLLGVTGSGKTFTMANVIARLGRPAIVFAPNKTLAAQLYSEFREFFPKNAVEYFVSYYDYYQPEAYVPQRDLFIEKDSSINEHIEQMRLSATKSILERRDVVIVASVSAIYGIGKPEDYTQMRLIVRVGDKLSQRDLIAQLVRMQYTRNEVDFGRGSFRVRGDTIDVFPAEHSELALRIELFDDEIESLSLLDPLTGRVRQKVPRFVVYPSSHYVTPREQVLRAIDGIKTELRERLDELVKAGKLVEAQRLEQRTRFDLEMLQEVGHCKGIENYTRHLSGAAPGDPPPTLVDYLPADALMFLDESHVLIGQLGGMFNGDRARKTVLVEYGFRLPSALDNRPLKFEEFERKMRQAVFVTATPADYEKQHAGQVVEQVVRPTGLVDPQVEVRPAAHQVDDVLQEIRERVDVGERVLITTLTKRMAEQLTDYLSDNGVKVRYLHSDIDTVERVEIIRDLRLGQFDVLVGINLLREGLDIPEVSLVAILDADKEGFLRAERSLVQTIGRAARNVNGKAILYGDRVTDSMRRAIDETERRRAKQIAHNLAEGITPRSVKKQVREMIDGVVSQQDDRAKLRSNEPEAGEALSEKDLGKRIKQLERQMLEHAKNLEFEKAARTRDQLALLREQAFGAAVHDNVVPLSGKAA from the coding sequence ATGTCGTCGAACCCCGTCCCCATCTCCCCACCTGCCGCAGAGGCGGGCGCCGCGACACCGGTCGAGGGCAGCTTCGTCGGCTTCCCCGGGTCGCCGTTCCAGCTTTTCCAGCCCTATCCGCCGGCGGGCGACCAGCCCGCCGCGATCGACCAGCTGGTCGAGGGCGTGCAGGACGGCCTGAGCTACCAGACGCTGCTCGGCGTCACCGGCTCCGGCAAGACCTTCACCATGGCCAACGTCATCGCCCGGCTGGGCCGCCCGGCCATCGTCTTCGCGCCGAACAAGACGCTGGCGGCGCAGCTCTACAGCGAGTTCCGCGAGTTCTTCCCCAAGAACGCGGTCGAGTACTTCGTCAGCTACTACGACTACTACCAGCCCGAGGCCTACGTCCCGCAGCGAGACCTGTTCATCGAGAAGGACAGCTCGATCAACGAGCACATCGAGCAGATGCGGCTGTCGGCCACCAAGAGCATCCTCGAGCGGCGCGACGTCGTGATCGTCGCTTCGGTCAGCGCGATCTACGGCATCGGCAAGCCGGAGGACTACACCCAGATGCGGCTGATCGTGCGCGTCGGCGACAAGCTGAGCCAGCGCGACCTCATCGCGCAGTTGGTCCGCATGCAATACACCCGCAACGAGGTGGACTTCGGCCGCGGCAGTTTCCGCGTGCGCGGCGACACCATCGACGTCTTTCCGGCCGAGCACTCCGAACTCGCGCTGCGCATTGAGTTGTTCGACGACGAGATCGAGAGCCTGTCGCTGCTCGACCCGCTGACGGGCCGGGTGCGGCAGAAGGTGCCTCGGTTCGTGGTCTACCCTTCCAGCCACTACGTGACGCCGCGCGAGCAGGTGCTGCGCGCCATCGACGGCATCAAGACCGAGCTGCGCGAGCGGCTGGACGAACTGGTCAAGGCCGGCAAGCTGGTCGAGGCCCAGCGCTTGGAGCAGCGCACCCGCTTCGACCTGGAGATGCTGCAGGAGGTGGGCCACTGCAAGGGCATCGAGAACTACACCCGGCACCTGTCCGGCGCGGCGCCGGGCGATCCGCCGCCGACGCTGGTCGACTACCTGCCGGCCGACGCGCTGATGTTCCTGGACGAGAGCCATGTGCTCATCGGCCAGTTGGGCGGCATGTTCAACGGCGACCGCGCCCGCAAGACGGTGCTGGTGGAGTACGGGTTCCGCCTGCCGTCGGCGCTGGACAACCGGCCGCTGAAGTTCGAGGAGTTCGAGCGCAAGATGCGGCAGGCCGTCTTCGTCACCGCCACGCCGGCCGACTACGAGAAGCAGCACGCCGGCCAGGTGGTGGAGCAGGTGGTGCGGCCCACCGGCCTGGTCGACCCGCAGGTGGAGGTGCGGCCCGCCGCCCACCAGGTGGACGACGTGCTGCAGGAGATCCGCGAGCGGGTGGACGTCGGCGAGCGGGTGCTGATCACCACGCTGACCAAGCGCATGGCCGAGCAGCTCACCGACTACCTCAGCGACAACGGCGTCAAGGTGCGCTACCTGCACTCGGACATCGACACCGTGGAGCGGGTGGAAATCATCCGCGACCTCCGGCTGGGCCAGTTCGACGTGCTGGTGGGCATCAACCTGCTGCGCGAGGGGCTCGACATCCCGGAGGTGTCGTTGGTCGCCATCCTCGACGCCGACAAGGAGGGCTTCCTGCGTGCCGAGCGCAGCCTGGTGCAGACCATCGGCCGGGCGGCCCGCAACGTCAACGGCAAGGCCATCCTGTACGGCGACAGGGTGACCGACTCGATGCGTCGTGCCATCGACGAGACGGAGCGGCGGCGCGCCAAGCAGATCGCGCACAACCTGGCCGAAGGCATCACGCCGCGCAGCGTGAAGAAGCAGGTCCGGGAGATGATCGATGGCGTGGTCAGCCAGCAGGACGACCGGGCCAAGCTGCGCTCGAACGAGCCGGAGGCCGGGGAGGCGCTGTCCGAGAAGGACCTGGGCAAGCGCATCAAGCAGCTCGAGCGGCAGATGCTCGAGCACGCCAAGAACCTGGAATTCGAGAAGGCGGCGCGCACGCGCGACCAATTGGCGCTGTTGCGGGAACAAGCGTTCGGCGCGGCGGTCCATGACAACGTGGTGCCGCTGTCAGGCAAGGCCGCTTGA
- the iscR gene encoding Fe-S cluster assembly transcriptional regulator IscR: MRLTTKGRFAVTAMIDLALRSHNGPVALAAISQRQQISLSYLEQLFGKLRRHELVESTRGPGGGYSLGRKAEDITVADIIVAVDEALDATGCGGKENCMGDDAGRCMTHDLWTSLNNKMIEYLDSISLKKLVDDQLAKGISVEEAPVKRAISSQPVVKPIKVTAPNSVFALGNAFSK; this comes from the coding sequence ATGCGTCTCACCACCAAAGGCCGCTTTGCGGTCACCGCGATGATCGATTTGGCGCTGAGGTCGCACAACGGCCCCGTGGCGCTTGCCGCCATCAGCCAGCGCCAGCAGATCTCGCTGTCCTACCTGGAGCAGCTGTTCGGCAAGCTGCGCCGGCATGAGCTGGTCGAAAGCACCCGCGGGCCGGGCGGCGGTTACTCGCTAGGCCGCAAGGCGGAGGACATCACCGTCGCTGACATCATCGTCGCCGTGGACGAGGCGCTGGACGCCACCGGTTGCGGCGGCAAGGAAAACTGCATGGGCGACGACGCCGGCCGCTGCATGACGCACGACCTGTGGACCAGCCTGAACAACAAGATGATCGAGTACCTGGATTCCATCTCGCTGAAGAAGCTGGTGGACGACCAGTTGGCCAAAGGCATCTCGGTGGAGGAGGCGCCGGTCAAGCGCGCCATCTCCAGCCAGCCGGTGGTCAAGCCGATCAAGGTGACCGCGCCCAACTCGGTCTTCGCCCTCGGCAACGCGTTCTCGAAGTAG